In a single window of the Salmo trutta chromosome 21, fSalTru1.1, whole genome shotgun sequence genome:
- the LOC115156672 gene encoding vesicle-trafficking protein SEC22b-B-like isoform X1, whose translation MILLTMIARVADGLPLAASMQEDEQSGRDLQHYQSQAKQLCRKLNAQSPNRCTLEAGVMSFHYVIEHGVCYLALCEAVFPKKLVFGYLEDLQTEFNEQHGKNVPTVSRPYSFIEFDVYIRKTKKNYIDSRARRNLGSINTELQDVQRIMVANIEEVLQRGEALSALDTKASDLSSLSKKYRSDAKYLNTRSIYAKIAAGAVFFITIIVYMRFWWI comes from the exons ATGATTTTACTGACAATGATCGCTCGAGTAGCAGATGGTCTGCCACTTGCTGCATCGATGCAAGAAGACGAGCAG TCAGGAAGAGACTTGCAACATTACCAGAGCCAGGCTAAGCAGCTGTGCCGCAAACTAAATGCCCAGAGTCCCAATAGATGTACTCTGGAGGCTGGGGTCATGTCCTTCCA CTATGTAATAGAACATGGCGTGTGCTACTTGGCCTTGTGTGAAGCTGTGTTTCCCAAGAAACTGGTATTTGGGTACCTGGAAGACCTCCAGACAGAATTCAATGAACAGCATGGAAAGAACGTTCCCACAGTCTCCAGGCCGTACTCTTTCATTGAGTTTG ATGTGTACATCCGGAAGACAAAGAAGAACTACATTGACAGCAGGGCGCGGAGGAACCTGGGCAGCATCAACACAGAACTGCAGGACGTCCAGCGTATCATGGTGGCAAACATTGAAGAGGTCCTGCAACGAGGAGAGGCCTTATCTG CTCTCGACACCAAAGCCAGCGATCtgtccagcctttcaaagaagtACCGCAGCGATGCCAAGTACCTCAACACCCGATCCATCTATGCCAAGATAGCAGCCGGGGCAGTCTTCTTCATTACAATCATCGTCTATATGCGTTTCTGGTGGATCTGA
- the imp3 gene encoding U3 small nucleolar ribonucleoprotein IMP3, producing the protein MVRKLKFHEQKLLKKVDFINWEVDNNLHEVKVLRKYHIEKREDYTKYNKLSRNIRELAQKIRDLDERDGFRAHSTGQLLEKLYGTGLIPTKQNLALTEKVTASSFCRRRLPTIMVSLRMAQNLTTAITFIEQGHVRVGPEIVTDAAFLVTRNMEDFVTWVDSSKIKQHVMTYNEERDDFDLVV; encoded by the exons ATGGTTCGAAAATTGAAATTTCATGAGCAGAAGCTTTTGAAGAAGGTTGACTTTATCAACTGGGAGGTAGACAACAACCTGCACGAGGTGAAAGTATTGCGGAAGTATCACATCGAGAAGAGAGAAGACTACACCAA GTACAATAAGTTGAGCCGTAACATCAGAGAGCTTGCTCAGAAGATACGTGATCTGGACGAGAGAGATGGCTTCAGAGCCCACAGCACAGGTCAACTACTTGAGAAACT GTACGGTACTGGGCTGATCCCCACCAAACAGAACCTGGCTCTTACAGAGAAAGTCACAGCCTCTTCATTCTGCAG GAGGCGGCTACCCACCATAATGGTTAGCTTAAGAATGGCTCAGAACCTGACGACGGCCATCACCTTCATCGAACAGGGAC ATGTGCGTGTGGGACCAGAGATTGTCACAGATGCAGCTTTCCTTGTCACTAG aAATATGGAAGACTTTGTAACATGGGTTGACTCTTCAAAGATCAAACAGCACGTCATGACCTACAATGAGGAG AGGGATGACTTTGATCTTGTGGTGTAG
- the LOC115156674 gene encoding uncharacterized protein C1orf21 homolog, with protein sequence MGCTSAKQVSAVPSGEEGRSKAYSNGDLLSDEYKKGVEKVKYINGEEERLNTCNQDSTEKTALLTRVQRTDDTGSNGNGKTHIHSSESQQEFFRMLDEKIEKGQDYCSEEEDMT encoded by the exons ATGGGCTGCACCTCGGCCAAGCAGGTGTCGGCAGTGCCAAGTGGTGAGGAGGGCCGCAGTAAAGCCTACAGTAATGGGGACCTTCTTTCCG acgAGTACAAAAAAGGAGTGGAAAAGGTCAAGTATATCAATGGAGAAGAGGAAAGACTGAACACCTGCAACCAGGACAGCACG GAGAAGACTGCCTTGCTCACTAGGGTCCAACGCACAGATGACACAGGATCAAATGGCAATGGGAAGACACA TATCCATTCTTCAGAGAGCCAGCAAGAGTTCTTCAGGATGCTGGATGAGAAGATAGAAAAG GGGCAGGACTACTGCTCAGAGGAAGAGGATATGACATAG
- the LOC115156672 gene encoding vesicle-trafficking protein SEC22b-B-like isoform X2 → MERKTQKIDESGRDLQHYQSQAKQLCRKLNAQSPNRCTLEAGVMSFHYVIEHGVCYLALCEAVFPKKLVFGYLEDLQTEFNEQHGKNVPTVSRPYSFIEFDVYIRKTKKNYIDSRARRNLGSINTELQDVQRIMVANIEEVLQRGEALSALDTKASDLSSLSKKYRSDAKYLNTRSIYAKIAAGAVFFITIIVYMRFWWI, encoded by the exons ATGGAACGGAAAACCCAGAAGATTGATGAG TCAGGAAGAGACTTGCAACATTACCAGAGCCAGGCTAAGCAGCTGTGCCGCAAACTAAATGCCCAGAGTCCCAATAGATGTACTCTGGAGGCTGGGGTCATGTCCTTCCA CTATGTAATAGAACATGGCGTGTGCTACTTGGCCTTGTGTGAAGCTGTGTTTCCCAAGAAACTGGTATTTGGGTACCTGGAAGACCTCCAGACAGAATTCAATGAACAGCATGGAAAGAACGTTCCCACAGTCTCCAGGCCGTACTCTTTCATTGAGTTTG ATGTGTACATCCGGAAGACAAAGAAGAACTACATTGACAGCAGGGCGCGGAGGAACCTGGGCAGCATCAACACAGAACTGCAGGACGTCCAGCGTATCATGGTGGCAAACATTGAAGAGGTCCTGCAACGAGGAGAGGCCTTATCTG CTCTCGACACCAAAGCCAGCGATCtgtccagcctttcaaagaagtACCGCAGCGATGCCAAGTACCTCAACACCCGATCCATCTATGCCAAGATAGCAGCCGGGGCAGTCTTCTTCATTACAATCATCGTCTATATGCGTTTCTGGTGGATCTGA